A genome region from Etheostoma cragini isolate CJK2018 chromosome 4, CSU_Ecrag_1.0, whole genome shotgun sequence includes the following:
- the zgc:172270 gene encoding caveolin-2, whose translation MNTMMKGEDSAEVEIDLEDSSDSDEYDNGEEPETLWRAPPALEEEEDIHTSTLVEISDTKPLINVRDPHGINDCLKVTFEDVIAEPVSVRSGDRVWTWSNALFEVSRVWIYRIVTVLLAIPISIISGLLFAILSCFHIWMVGPCSHCILIGARWLQSLWSIVLGVIVRPFLTSAGRCCGGFSIHLAKE comes from the exons ATGAACACCATGATGAAAGGGGAAGATTCAGCGGAAGTAGAGATTGACTTGGAGGACTCCAGTGACTCTGATGAATATGATAATGGGGAGGAACCAGAAACATTGTGGAGGGCCCCTCCTGCTctggaagaagaggaagacattCACACGTCCACACTAGTGGAAATCAGTGATACCAAACCTCTGATTAATGTCAGAGACCCCCATGGTATCAATGACTGTCTCAAG GTGACGTTTGAGGATGTGATCGCAGAGCCAGTGTCAGTGCGCAGTGGGGACAGAGTATGGACCTGGAGCAATGCCCTGTTTGAGGTGTCTAGGGTTTGGATCTACAGGATAGTCACAGTGCTTCTGGCCATTCCCATTTCAATAATCTCTGGTCTCCTCTTTGCCATCCTCAGCTGCTTTCACATCTG GATGGTTGGTCCTTGTAGCCACTGTATCCTCATTGGCGCACGCTGGCTGCAGAGCCTGTGGAGCATTGTGTTGGGCGTCATTGTGCGTCCCTTCCTCACAAGTGCTGGGAGATGCTGTGGAGGCTTCAGCATTCACCTGGCCAAAGAATGA
- the si:ch211-213o11.11 gene encoding probable G-protein coupled receptor, whose protein sequence is MVENSSFLNPEYNDSTTVWAPMPSLPSRQLGTLPNPQTRFKDLTGIFFMVILNVLALLTNTAVLVVVIKAPHLRKFAFVCHLCAVDLLCAILLMPLGIVSNSPYFTGVVFTILECQVYVFLNVILIAASIFTITAISVERYYYIVHPMHYEVKMTLKLTSAVIVMVWVASAVLALSTVFGWPSYGSLSSISAAQCSLHWSHSDHRRVFSLFFSVTCFCLPAVVIFAVYCNVYKVARVAARQHGPLPLWTKSQVKHRSDSINSQTVIITTRNIPNKILRDRPFGGGKAALTLVVIVGQFLICWLPYFSFHLHLTLDATPKITDDLMETVTWLAYSSFAINPFFYGLLNRQIREELCKLRRCYSARPVELAVSSHEGSGHENFLQFLHRTSCTVETRASLTTSSMRSTLDQTGQTGFRIPGQIPEEFS, encoded by the coding sequence ATGGTGGAAAACAGTTCGTTTCTGAACCCTGAGTACAATGACAGCACCACTGTTTGGGCACCAATGCCCTCACTTCCCAGCAGACAACTGGGCACCCTTCCCAACCCACAGACACGCTTCAAGGACCTGACAGGGATATTTTTCATGGTGATCCTGAATGTTTTGGCACTTCTAACCAACACTGCTGTTCTGGTCGTTGTCATAAAAGCTCCTCATCTCAGGAAATTTGCCTTTGTGTGCCACCTGTGTGCAGTGGACCTGCTGTGTGCCATTTTGCTCATGCCTCTTGGTATTGTCTCCAACTCTCCATACTTTACTGGTGTGGTGTTCACTATACTGGAGTGTCAAGTTTACGTCTTCCTCAATGTAATCCTCATAGCGGCTTCTATCTTCACCATCACAGCCATAAGTGTGGAACGTTACTACTATATCGTCCACCCCATGCACTATGAGGTCAAGATGACCCTGAAGTTGACTTCAGCCGTGATAGTGATGGTTTGGGTGGCCTCTGCAGTGTTGGCGTTGTCTACTGTGTTTGGGTGGCCATCTTACGGCAGCCTGAGCTCCATCAGTGCTGCACAGTGCTCACTGCACTGGAGCCACAGTGACCACAGACGAGTCTTCTCTTTGTTCTTTAGTGTCACCTGtttctgcctgcctgctgtTGTGATTTTTGCTGTCTACTGTAATGTGTACAAAGTGGCCCGTGTGGCTGCCCGCCAGCATGGACCCCTGCCCTTGTGGACAAAGAGTCAAGTGAAACATCGCTCTGACTCAATTAACAGTCAGACTGTCATCATCACAACCCGCAACATCCCAAATAAGATTTTGCGTGACCGGCCTTTTGGTGGAGGTAAAGCCGCTCTCACTCTGGTGGTTATTGTTGGCCAGTTTTTGATCTGCTGGCTGCCTTACTTTTCCTTTCACCTCCATCTGACGCTAGATGCAACTCCCAAAATAACCGATGACCTGATGGAAACAGTCACTTGGCTGGCATATTCCTCCTTTGCTATTAACCCATTTTTTTATGGGCTTCTTAACCGGCAGATCCGGGAGGAACTTTGTAAGCTGAGGCGTTGCTACTCTGCCCGGCCAGTAGAGCTGGCCGTCTCCAGCCATGAGGGCTCAGGCCATGAGAATTTTCTGCAGTTCCTTCATAGGACCAGCTGCACAGTAGAGACACGTGCAAGCTTGACCACATCCAGTATGAGAAGCACTCTGGATCAAACTGGGCAGACGGGTTTCAGGATACCGGGACAGATCCCTGAAGAGTTCAGTTAG
- the LOC117943215 gene encoding uncharacterized protein LOC117943215 isoform X2, which yields MIKIGPDAQEFGCEPMEDKYRMAQESSYSPPFPNNEHETIDFDEENIASPGIRTDTISLLMKIEQLQAQLKYERRCRILAERELRELKEMNTLMMQMRHTAHELRVTLDHVLQGGEAAASQHNSEDKTVSFLADPEDEMREDHNSSEDDQNLFYLSENLRVPRNLYERIAEIADFKKYTSALLMILFDRETLATHSLQGRRNTFTGEDCHKPQLPPEILRSIIDHVALKFGVDSSQIKTAIRTKLNNEDKLLKKRLGMGKAENKAIQGFCQDASLLPENGEMRNDSQV from the exons ATGATAAAAATCGGACCTGATGCCCAGGAGTTTGGCTGTGAGCCAATGGAGGATAAGTACAGGATGGCTCAAGAGTCCAGCTACTCTCCTCCTTTTCCAAACAATGAG CATGAAACCATTGACTTTGATGAAGAAAACATTGCAAGCCCAGGCATCAGAACAGACACAATCAGTCTCCTCATGAAAATAGAGCAACTGCAGGCACAACTCAAATATGAACGCAGATGTAGAATTTTGGCCGAGAGAGAGCTGAGGGAGCTGAAAG AGATGAACACTCTCATGATGCAGATGAGGCACACAGCACATGAACTGCGAGTCACTCTGGACCACGTTCTCCAAGGAGGCGAGGCGGCAGCATCACAGCACAACTCTGAAGATAAAACTGTCTCTTTCCTGGCTGATCCTGAGGATGAGATGAGAGAGGATCATAATAGCTCAGAG GACGATCAGAACTTGTTTTATCTCTCAGAGAATCTTCGTGTTCCAAGAAATCTTTATGAGCGCATTGCGGAAATTGCAGACTTCAAAAAGTACACGTCGGCACTGCTGATGATACTTTTTGACAGAGAAACATTGGCCACACACTCTCTGCAGGGCCGCAGGAACACCTTTACCGGAGAAGATTGCCACAAGCCTCAACTCCCCCCTGAGATCTTGAGAAGTATTATTG ATCACGTGGCACTCAAATTTGGCGTTGATAGCAGCCAAATAAAAACTGCAATCCGCACGAAGTTGAATAATGAGGACAAACTATTAAAGAAGAGACTGGGTATGGGTAAAGCTGAAAACAAAGCTATTCAAGGCTTTTGCCAAGATGCTTCACTCCTGCCTGAAAATGGAGAAATGAGAAATGATTCTCAGGTATAA
- the LOC117943215 gene encoding uncharacterized protein LOC117943215 isoform X1 yields the protein MPPKRDAEAGPTQPPVKMIKIGPDAQEFGCEPMEDKYRMAQESSYSPPFPNNEHETIDFDEENIASPGIRTDTISLLMKIEQLQAQLKYERRCRILAERELRELKEMNTLMMQMRHTAHELRVTLDHVLQGGEAAASQHNSEDKTVSFLADPEDEMREDHNSSEDDQNLFYLSENLRVPRNLYERIAEIADFKKYTSALLMILFDRETLATHSLQGRRNTFTGEDCHKPQLPPEILRSIIDHVALKFGVDSSQIKTAIRTKLNNEDKLLKKRLGMGKAENKAIQGFCQDASLLPENGEMRNDSQV from the exons ATGCCACCAAAGAGAGACGCAGAAGCGGGTCCAACACAACCACCAGTCAAGATGATAAAAATCGGACCTGATGCCCAGGAGTTTGGCTGTGAGCCAATGGAGGATAAGTACAGGATGGCTCAAGAGTCCAGCTACTCTCCTCCTTTTCCAAACAATGAG CATGAAACCATTGACTTTGATGAAGAAAACATTGCAAGCCCAGGCATCAGAACAGACACAATCAGTCTCCTCATGAAAATAGAGCAACTGCAGGCACAACTCAAATATGAACGCAGATGTAGAATTTTGGCCGAGAGAGAGCTGAGGGAGCTGAAAG AGATGAACACTCTCATGATGCAGATGAGGCACACAGCACATGAACTGCGAGTCACTCTGGACCACGTTCTCCAAGGAGGCGAGGCGGCAGCATCACAGCACAACTCTGAAGATAAAACTGTCTCTTTCCTGGCTGATCCTGAGGATGAGATGAGAGAGGATCATAATAGCTCAGAG GACGATCAGAACTTGTTTTATCTCTCAGAGAATCTTCGTGTTCCAAGAAATCTTTATGAGCGCATTGCGGAAATTGCAGACTTCAAAAAGTACACGTCGGCACTGCTGATGATACTTTTTGACAGAGAAACATTGGCCACACACTCTCTGCAGGGCCGCAGGAACACCTTTACCGGAGAAGATTGCCACAAGCCTCAACTCCCCCCTGAGATCTTGAGAAGTATTATTG ATCACGTGGCACTCAAATTTGGCGTTGATAGCAGCCAAATAAAAACTGCAATCCGCACGAAGTTGAATAATGAGGACAAACTATTAAAGAAGAGACTGGGTATGGGTAAAGCTGAAAACAAAGCTATTCAAGGCTTTTGCCAAGATGCTTCACTCCTGCCTGAAAATGGAGAAATGAGAAATGATTCTCAGGTATAA
- the rrp9 gene encoding U3 small nucleolar RNA-interacting protein 2 isoform X1 codes for MSSPFFMKKKEKPKFAIKGKNTAVLKRKADGDSGGKSKLRAKKPNSKHNEEISSDSETESPVVPRKRQSNEEVDYEETPQEKKLRLAKLYLDQLKEEEEDKAEEDSFETDLIAGRLQEDVLEQKGKLQRLIAKDLMPPDASEIRVLRGHKLPITCLVISSDDKFIFSAAKDCSIIKWDVVAGKKLHTIPGGRKGTEDRHVGHTGHILCMAISSDGKYLATGDVNKLIMIWEAETCKHLYKFTGHKGPVSGLSFRKGTHDLYSASHDRSIKVWNVDENVYVETLFGHQDAITGLDSLSRECCVTAGGRDRSVRVWKIAEESQLVFHGHEGSIDCIQLINEEHMITGADDGSVSLWSVNKKKPLCTVKQAHGRHGDAGLEQPYWVASVAALQNSDTVASGASGCSHNSQVQVWKCGQNYRGLQPLFSVPVSGFINSLKFSSSGQFLVAGVGQEHRLGRWWRLKEAKNGIYVIPLKRKPPNPEEAKMTE; via the exons ATGTCTTCGCCTTtctttatgaagaaaaaagaaaaacccaaatTTGCCATAAAGGGGAAAAATACAGCAGTGCTGAAACGAAAG GCTGATGGGGACTCTGGTGGAAAGAGCAAACTACGAGCCAAGAAACCCAACTCCAAACACAACGAAGAGATTTCCAGCGACTCTGAGACAGAGAG TCCTGTAGTGCCCAGAAAAAGACAGTCCAATGAAGAGGTTGATTATGAGGAAACTCCACAGGAGAAGAAGCTGAGATTAGCCAAACTTTACCTTGACCAGCTAAAGGAAGAAG AGGAAGATAAAGCAGAAGAAGACTCATTTGAGACTGATCTGATTGCTGGAAGACTTCAAGAAGATGTG CTTGAACAAAAAGGAAAGCTTCAGCGGCTTATTGCCAAAGAT CTCATGCCGCCGGATGCTTCAGAAATCAGGGTGTTAAGAGGACACAAACTTCCAATTACCTGTCTTGTCATCAGCTCTGATGACAAGTTCATCTTTTCTGCTGCCAAAGACTGCTCCATCATTAAGT GGGATGTTGTAGCTGGGAAGAAACTGCACACAATACCTGGCGGAAGGAAAGGTACAGAGGATCGGCATGTTGGTCATACAGGCCATATTCTGTGTATGGCCATATCATCAGATGGAAAATACTTG GCCACCGGAGACGTGAACAAACTGATCATGATCTGGGAGGCAGAAACATGTAAACATCTATACAAATTCACAGGACACAAAGGGCCTGTTTCA GGTCTTTCGTTCAGGAAGGGAACTCATGATCTGTACAGCGCCTCTCATGATCGCTCAATAAAGGTGTGGAATGTGGACGAGAATGTGTATGTGGAAACTCT CTTTGGGCATCAGGACGCCATCACAGGACTGGACAGTCTGAGCCGTGAGTGCTGTGTGACCGCCGGAGGAAGAGATCGCTCCGTGCGGGTGTGGAAGATAGCCGAGGAATCTCAGCTGGTGTTCCACGGCCACGA GGGTTCAATCGATTGTATCCAGCTCATAAACGAGGAGCACATGATAACAGGAGCTGATGATGG ttctgtgtctctgtggagTGTCAACAAGAAGAAGCCTCTCTGCACAGTAAAGCAGGCTCACGGTCGCCATGGTGATGCAGGGCTGGAGCAGCCTTATTGGGTCGCCTCGGTAGCAGCGCTTCAGAACTCTGATACAGTCGCCTCAGGTGCCTCTGGCT GTTCACACAACTCACAGGTACAGGTGTGGAAGTGTGGCCAGAATTACCGTGGGCTGCAGCCTCTATTCAGTGTGCCTGTG tcCGGTTTCATCAACAGTCTGAAGTTTTCAAGCTCCGGTCAGTTCTTGGTAGCTGGAGTTGGACAGGAGCACAG GCTGGGTCGATGGTGGCGACTAAAAGAGGCCAAGAATGGGATCTATGTTATTCCTCTTAAAAGGAAACCTCCAAATCCAGAGGAAGCCAAGATGACTGAATAG
- the rrp9 gene encoding U3 small nucleolar RNA-interacting protein 2 isoform X2 produces MSSPFFMKKKEKPKFAIKGKNTAVLKRKADGDSGGKSKLRAKKPNSKHNEEISSDSETESPVVPRKRQSNEEVDYEETPQEKKLRLAKLYLDQLKEEEEDKAEEDSFETDLIAGRLQEDVLEQKGKLQRLIAKDLMPPDASEIRVLRGHKLPITCLVISSDDKFIFSAAKDCSIIKWDVVAGKKLHTIPGGRKGTEDRHVGHTGHILCMAISSDGKYLATGDVNKLIMIWEAETCKHLYKFTGHKGPVSGLSFRKGTHDLYSASHDRSIKVWNVDENVYVETLFGHQDAITGLDSLSRECCVTAGGRDRSVRVWKIAEESQLVFHGHEGSIDCIQLINEEHMITGADDGSVSLWSVNKKKPLCTVKQAHGRHGDAGLEQPYWVASVAALQNSDTVASGSHNSQVQVWKCGQNYRGLQPLFSVPVSGFINSLKFSSSGQFLVAGVGQEHRLGRWWRLKEAKNGIYVIPLKRKPPNPEEAKMTE; encoded by the exons ATGTCTTCGCCTTtctttatgaagaaaaaagaaaaacccaaatTTGCCATAAAGGGGAAAAATACAGCAGTGCTGAAACGAAAG GCTGATGGGGACTCTGGTGGAAAGAGCAAACTACGAGCCAAGAAACCCAACTCCAAACACAACGAAGAGATTTCCAGCGACTCTGAGACAGAGAG TCCTGTAGTGCCCAGAAAAAGACAGTCCAATGAAGAGGTTGATTATGAGGAAACTCCACAGGAGAAGAAGCTGAGATTAGCCAAACTTTACCTTGACCAGCTAAAGGAAGAAG AGGAAGATAAAGCAGAAGAAGACTCATTTGAGACTGATCTGATTGCTGGAAGACTTCAAGAAGATGTG CTTGAACAAAAAGGAAAGCTTCAGCGGCTTATTGCCAAAGAT CTCATGCCGCCGGATGCTTCAGAAATCAGGGTGTTAAGAGGACACAAACTTCCAATTACCTGTCTTGTCATCAGCTCTGATGACAAGTTCATCTTTTCTGCTGCCAAAGACTGCTCCATCATTAAGT GGGATGTTGTAGCTGGGAAGAAACTGCACACAATACCTGGCGGAAGGAAAGGTACAGAGGATCGGCATGTTGGTCATACAGGCCATATTCTGTGTATGGCCATATCATCAGATGGAAAATACTTG GCCACCGGAGACGTGAACAAACTGATCATGATCTGGGAGGCAGAAACATGTAAACATCTATACAAATTCACAGGACACAAAGGGCCTGTTTCA GGTCTTTCGTTCAGGAAGGGAACTCATGATCTGTACAGCGCCTCTCATGATCGCTCAATAAAGGTGTGGAATGTGGACGAGAATGTGTATGTGGAAACTCT CTTTGGGCATCAGGACGCCATCACAGGACTGGACAGTCTGAGCCGTGAGTGCTGTGTGACCGCCGGAGGAAGAGATCGCTCCGTGCGGGTGTGGAAGATAGCCGAGGAATCTCAGCTGGTGTTCCACGGCCACGA GGGTTCAATCGATTGTATCCAGCTCATAAACGAGGAGCACATGATAACAGGAGCTGATGATGG ttctgtgtctctgtggagTGTCAACAAGAAGAAGCCTCTCTGCACAGTAAAGCAGGCTCACGGTCGCCATGGTGATGCAGGGCTGGAGCAGCCTTATTGGGTCGCCTCGGTAGCAGCGCTTCAGAACTCTGATACAGTCGCCTCAG GTTCACACAACTCACAGGTACAGGTGTGGAAGTGTGGCCAGAATTACCGTGGGCTGCAGCCTCTATTCAGTGTGCCTGTG tcCGGTTTCATCAACAGTCTGAAGTTTTCAAGCTCCGGTCAGTTCTTGGTAGCTGGAGTTGGACAGGAGCACAG GCTGGGTCGATGGTGGCGACTAAAAGAGGCCAAGAATGGGATCTATGTTATTCCTCTTAAAAGGAAACCTCCAAATCCAGAGGAAGCCAAGATGACTGAATAG